The DNA sequence TCGGCGGGAGCTTCGAGCGGCGAACCCTTCACGCAGCCGTCCACCCAATTGCGTAGCTTCAGCGGGAACAACTGCTCGAAGGTGGTATCTTTTCCGACATAGAACGGGGATGAGTTGACCATGGTGTCGTTCTTGTCGGCAAACATCATTGGAGGATCCCACTGGCCGCCGCCCTTGGTGCCCATGAAACTGAAGTTCCACACGTCTTTTTCGATGTGCGCCACAAAGCTGGCCTCAACTTGCAGCAATGCACCGTTCTCAAAACGGATCTGACCGATAGCGAGGTCTTCCACGGTATACGTCTTGTAGTCCCAATTGGGCCACGGGCTGACGACTTTCGAAGACTTGTTGCCCATGTAGGTCCAGATGTTTCCGGAGGCCGCAACAGGTTTCGGCGAGCCCATCACGTAGTGGGCCATTTCCAGGATATGCACGCCGATGTCGATCATCGGTCCGCCACCCTGGAGCTTCTTCTGTCCGAATACGCCCCAGTTGGGGATGCCGCGCCGCCGAAGGGCCTGGCATTTTACGAACATAATATCGCCGAACTCGCCGTTGTCGCGGGCGCGCTTTAAGAACTGTGTATTCGGGTGATAGCGATACTGGAAGCCCACGGCGAGTTTCTTCTTCGCCTTCTTTGACGCGGCAATCATCTGCTCGCATTGGGCCGGTGTCATGGCCATGGGCTTTTCGCAGAGCACGTGGCAACCGCTGTTCAGCGCGTCGATCGTGGGGGCCGCGTGAACACCGTTCGGCGTGCATACGCTCACGCCATCCGGTTGGACCTCTTTCAACATCTTCTTCCAGTCTTTGTAGAGTTTGGTCACGCCCCAGCGCTTTTCGAATGCCTTGAGACGTTCCGGAAGGATATCCACGCCCGCGACAACTTCCACATCCGGCATCTGTTGAAACGCCATCATGTGGGTCTGGCAGATTCCGCCGCATCCGATGAATGCAACACGAAACTTCTTGCCGCGATATTCTTCTTCTTCAGCAATTGCCAATGAATCTGAACTGACACTTGAATTTGCCATGATCCGCCAATCCTTGTAGAGCCGAGAAACCGACCCGTGTTGCCCCCCGTTGCTACTGTAGCAGATTGTGAAGGCTGAATTCAGTCAAGAATTGGGAGAGTTGAGACTTCGAGTTCCGCCATCAGGCACAGGGAGTCG is a window from the Candidatus Hydrogenedentota bacterium genome containing:
- a CDS encoding Gfo/Idh/MocA family oxidoreductase, whose amino-acid sequence is MANSSVSSDSLAIAEEEEYRGKKFRVAFIGCGGICQTHMMAFQQMPDVEVVAGVDILPERLKAFEKRWGVTKLYKDWKKMLKEVQPDGVSVCTPNGVHAAPTIDALNSGCHVLCEKPMAMTPAQCEQMIAASKKAKKKLAVGFQYRYHPNTQFLKRARDNGEFGDIMFVKCQALRRRGIPNWGVFGQKKLQGGGPMIDIGVHILEMAHYVMGSPKPVAASGNIWTYMGNKSSKVVSPWPNWDYKTYTVEDLAIGQIRFENGALLQVEASFVAHIEKDVWNFSFMGTKGGGQWDPPMMFADKNDTMVNSSPFYVGKDTTFEQLFPLKLRNWVDGCVKGSPLEAPAEAGLAVQKMLDGVYRSAEAGKEVPIK